Proteins from a genomic interval of Diaphorobacter sp. HDW4A:
- the gltX gene encoding glutamate--tRNA ligase, with translation MTQEKVRTRFAPSPTGFIHLGNIRSALYPWAFARANKGDFILRIEDTDVERSTQASVDVILEGMEWLQLDHDEGPFYQMQRMERYKEVLAVLQEKGYVYPCYMSMAELDALREKQMAAKEKPRYDGTWRPEPGKVLPAIPEGVKPVLRFKTPLTGVVGWEDKCKGHIEFQNSELDDLVIARPDGTPTYNFCVCVDDMDMTITHVIRGDDHVNNTPRQIHIFEALGATVPVFAHLPTVLNEQGEKMSKRNGAKAVTEYRDEGYLPDAMVNYLARLGWSHGDDEIFSRQQFLEWFNLDHLGRSAGQFDEAKLRWVNAQHLKAMDDVALTAMVKPFVIKTGVAESLIDADDRLVRIVGLFKDRCETLVDMAHWAKLFYMESIERNAEDYAKHVTDAVKPLLAAFATAMETVEWNKEAISAAIKQVLKDQGVKMPMLAMPVRVLTLGTAHTPSVDAVLELLGREKVLMNLKSA, from the coding sequence ATGACACAAGAAAAAGTACGTACCCGATTTGCCCCGTCTCCCACGGGCTTCATCCATCTGGGCAACATCCGCTCGGCCCTGTATCCATGGGCCTTTGCGCGTGCCAACAAGGGTGACTTCATCCTGCGCATCGAGGACACCGACGTGGAGCGTTCCACGCAGGCATCGGTCGATGTGATTCTGGAAGGTATGGAATGGTTGCAGCTCGATCACGACGAGGGCCCGTTCTATCAGATGCAGCGCATGGAGCGCTACAAGGAAGTGCTGGCCGTTCTGCAAGAAAAGGGCTATGTCTATCCTTGCTACATGAGCATGGCAGAGCTGGACGCACTGCGCGAAAAGCAAATGGCCGCCAAGGAAAAGCCACGCTATGACGGCACATGGCGTCCGGAACCCGGCAAGGTGCTGCCAGCTATTCCCGAAGGCGTGAAGCCGGTGCTGCGTTTCAAGACGCCTTTGACCGGCGTGGTCGGCTGGGAGGACAAGTGCAAGGGCCACATCGAGTTCCAGAACTCCGAGCTCGACGATCTAGTGATTGCTCGTCCCGACGGCACACCAACCTATAACTTCTGCGTCTGCGTGGACGACATGGACATGACCATCACCCATGTGATCCGCGGTGATGACCATGTGAACAACACGCCGCGCCAGATCCACATTTTCGAGGCGCTCGGTGCCACCGTGCCGGTGTTCGCACATCTGCCGACCGTGCTCAATGAGCAGGGCGAGAAGATGAGCAAGCGCAATGGTGCCAAGGCCGTGACGGAATACCGCGACGAAGGCTATTTGCCCGATGCGATGGTGAACTACCTGGCCCGTCTGGGTTGGAGCCATGGCGATGACGAAATCTTCTCCCGTCAGCAGTTCCTCGAGTGGTTCAATCTGGACCATCTCGGCCGCAGTGCGGGCCAGTTCGACGAGGCCAAACTGCGCTGGGTGAATGCCCAGCACCTGAAGGCCATGGACGATGTGGCGCTGACAGCGATGGTCAAGCCGTTCGTCATCAAGACGGGTGTCGCCGAGAGCCTGATCGATGCTGATGACCGCCTTGTGCGCATTGTTGGTCTGTTCAAGGATCGCTGCGAAACGCTGGTCGACATGGCCCACTGGGCGAAGCTCTTCTATATGGAGAGCATCGAGCGCAACGCCGAAGACTACGCCAAGCATGTGACCGACGCCGTCAAGCCGCTGCTCGCCGCGTTCGCTACCGCCATGGAAACGGTGGAGTGGAACAAGGAAGCGATCAGCGCTGCCATCAAGCAAGTGCTCAAAGATCAGGGCGTGAAGATGCCGATGCTGGCGATGCCGGTGCGCGTGCTGACGCTGGGTACGGCGCACACGCCATCGGTCGACGCAGTGCTCGAGCTTCTCGGGCGTGAAAAAGTTTTGATGAATTTGAAAAGCGCCTGA
- a CDS encoding O-succinylhomoserine sulfhydrylase: MTDRTLPQGLHPDTLAVREAIDRSQWGEHSEALYLTSSFVQPDCATAARRFAAEEDGYTYSRTSNPTVTSFEKRLAAMEGTECAVATSTGMAAILLVALTTLKTGDHVICSQSMFGSTIKLLGTEMARFGVETTFVSQTDVQAWKDAVRPNTKLLFAETPTNPLTDLCDIAALAELAHAHGALLAVDNSFASPALQQPAKFGADIVVHSGTKFLDGQGRVMSGAVCGTVALVDKVMGTFLRSGGLNLAPFNAWVVMKGLETLSLRVKAESAAALGLATWLEAHPKVARVYYPGLKSHPQHELAMRQQNGLGGAVIAFDVVGEGSEQLRANAFHVVDSTRVCSITANLGDVKTTITHPASTSHGRLSEAQRQAAGVGQGLIRVSVGLEHLEDIKNDLSRGLDTLK; encoded by the coding sequence GTGACCGACAGAACATTGCCGCAAGGCCTGCATCCAGATACGCTCGCTGTGCGCGAGGCGATTGATCGCAGCCAGTGGGGGGAGCATAGCGAGGCGTTGTATCTCACCAGCAGCTTCGTGCAACCGGATTGCGCCACTGCGGCACGCCGCTTCGCTGCGGAAGAGGATGGCTATACCTACAGCCGCACGAGCAATCCCACGGTCACTAGCTTCGAGAAGCGTCTGGCTGCAATGGAAGGCACGGAGTGCGCTGTGGCGACCTCGACCGGCATGGCGGCCATTCTGCTGGTCGCGCTGACGACGTTGAAGACGGGCGATCATGTGATCTGCTCGCAATCCATGTTTGGCTCGACGATCAAACTGCTCGGCACTGAAATGGCGCGCTTTGGCGTCGAGACCACGTTCGTCTCGCAGACCGATGTACAGGCCTGGAAGGACGCCGTGCGTCCCAACACCAAGCTGCTGTTCGCCGAGACGCCGACCAATCCGCTGACCGACCTTTGCGACATCGCCGCACTGGCCGAGCTTGCCCACGCCCATGGCGCGCTGCTGGCCGTGGACAACAGCTTCGCCTCGCCCGCGCTGCAGCAGCCTGCCAAATTCGGCGCGGACATCGTCGTGCACTCGGGCACCAAGTTCCTCGACGGCCAAGGCCGCGTGATGTCGGGCGCCGTCTGCGGCACTGTGGCGCTGGTGGACAAGGTCATGGGCACCTTTCTGCGCAGCGGCGGGCTGAATCTCGCTCCGTTCAACGCCTGGGTGGTGATGAAGGGGCTTGAAACCCTGTCGCTGCGTGTTAAGGCGGAGAGCGCGGCTGCGCTGGGGCTCGCCACTTGGCTTGAAGCGCATCCCAAGGTTGCGCGCGTGTATTACCCCGGCCTCAAGAGTCATCCCCAGCACGAGTTGGCGATGCGTCAGCAGAATGGCCTGGGCGGAGCGGTGATCGCGTTCGATGTGGTTGGCGAAGGTTCCGAGCAACTGCGCGCCAACGCGTTCCACGTGGTCGACAGCACGCGCGTGTGCAGCATCACCGCCAATCTTGGCGATGTGAAGACCACCATCACACACCCGGCCAGCACATCGCACGGCCGTTTGAGCGAAGCGCAGCGTCAGGCTGCGGGCGTGGGGCAGGGCCTCATTCGCGTTTCCGTGGGTCTCGAGCATCTTGAAGACATCAAGAACGATCTTTCCCGCGGACTGGATACATTGAAATGA
- the purF gene encoding amidophosphoribosyltransferase, with the protein MCGIVGVVSATPVNQLIYDALLLLQHRGQDAAGIVTQDGRKFFMHKAKGMVRDVFRTRNMRGLPGMVGLGQCRYPTAGNASSEEEAQPFYVNAPFGIVMVHNGNLTNAKQLREELASTDHRHTNTESDSEVLVNVLAHELARASSGAPLKSEDVFKAVRAVHKRLKGSYAVIALIAGYGLLAFRDPYGIRPLCMGKSADGTIMMASESVALEGTLHQLERDIAPGEAVYVHEDGRVESEQCAESPMLHPCVFEYVYLARPDSVMDGISVYQARLNMGETLAKRVISTVPPSEIDAIIPIPESSRPSAMQLAQLLGIPYREGFVKNRYVGRTFIMPGQSTRKKSVRQKLNAIGSEFKGRKVLLVDDSIVRGTTSKEIVQMARDAGAVKVYLASAAPPVRYPNVYGIDMPTKTELVAHDRTVEEIRQVISADALIYQDVDAMKVAVGKINPAVQGFEASCFDGEYITGDISDVDISAINAGRNEQVEDDEDATLV; encoded by the coding sequence ATGTGTGGAATCGTCGGTGTGGTCAGTGCGACCCCTGTCAATCAGCTGATCTATGACGCCCTGCTGCTGTTGCAGCATCGCGGCCAAGACGCTGCAGGCATCGTCACGCAAGATGGACGCAAGTTCTTCATGCACAAGGCGAAGGGTATGGTGCGCGATGTGTTCCGCACCCGCAACATGCGTGGCCTTCCGGGCATGGTGGGCTTGGGCCAGTGCCGCTACCCGACTGCAGGCAATGCCTCGAGCGAAGAAGAGGCTCAGCCGTTCTATGTGAACGCTCCTTTCGGCATTGTGATGGTGCACAACGGCAACCTCACCAATGCCAAGCAACTGCGCGAAGAACTCGCCAGTACCGACCACCGCCACACCAACACCGAGAGCGATTCCGAAGTGCTGGTCAACGTGCTGGCTCACGAGTTGGCGCGTGCGAGCAGCGGCGCGCCGCTCAAGAGCGAAGACGTGTTCAAGGCCGTGCGTGCGGTGCACAAGCGCCTCAAGGGTTCGTATGCGGTGATCGCGCTAATCGCGGGATATGGCCTGCTCGCGTTCCGTGACCCGTACGGCATTCGTCCGCTGTGCATGGGCAAGAGTGCGGATGGCACGATCATGATGGCCAGCGAATCGGTGGCCCTCGAAGGCACACTGCATCAGCTCGAGCGCGACATCGCCCCGGGCGAAGCCGTGTATGTGCACGAAGATGGCCGCGTCGAATCCGAGCAATGTGCCGAGTCGCCGATGCTGCACCCCTGCGTGTTCGAGTACGTGTACCTCGCGCGTCCCGACTCGGTGATGGATGGCATCTCCGTCTATCAGGCGCGCTTGAACATGGGGGAGACGCTGGCCAAGCGTGTGATCTCCACTGTGCCGCCGAGCGAGATCGACGCGATCATTCCGATTCCCGAATCCAGTCGCCCAAGCGCGATGCAGTTGGCCCAGTTGCTGGGCATTCCGTACCGCGAAGGCTTCGTGAAGAACCGCTACGTGGGTCGCACCTTCATCATGCCGGGGCAGTCCACGCGTAAGAAGTCCGTACGCCAGAAGCTCAACGCCATCGGCAGCGAATTCAAGGGCCGCAAGGTGCTGCTGGTCGACGATTCCATCGTGCGCGGCACAACTTCCAAGGAGATTGTGCAGATGGCACGTGACGCGGGCGCGGTGAAGGTCTATCTCGCTTCGGCCGCGCCACCAGTGCGCTACCCGAACGTCTATGGCATCGACATGCCCACCAAGACCGAGCTGGTCGCCCATGACCGCACGGTCGAGGAAATCCGTCAGGTCATCAGCGCAGACGCGCTGATCTATCAGGACGTGGATGCCATGAAGGTCGCCGTGGGCAAGATCAACCCAGCGGTGCAGGGCTTCGAGGCATCCTGTTTTGATGGCGAGTACATCACTGGCGACATTTCCGATGTGGACATTAGCGCGATCAACGCAGGCCGCAATGAACAGGTGGAAGACGACGAGGACGCCACCCTGGTCTGA
- a CDS encoding CvpA family protein, translating to MAALDWLCIVVLLGSLIIGAWRGLVFELLSLASWIIAFFLAQWFAVDAAALLPMKDYDQTIQQVAGFVLVFVVAIFACSFVAWLMKKLIDAMGLRPADRALGGIFGLLRGVLVLLVVAVVAQLTPMHEAEWWKISHSGPILEQALAAIKPVLPADMAMRLPV from the coding sequence ATGGCTGCGCTGGATTGGTTGTGCATCGTGGTGTTGCTCGGATCCCTGATCATTGGGGCTTGGCGTGGACTGGTGTTCGAGTTGCTGTCGCTGGCAAGCTGGATCATCGCGTTCTTTCTCGCGCAATGGTTCGCGGTGGATGCAGCCGCGCTGCTTCCGATGAAAGACTATGACCAGACGATCCAGCAGGTCGCTGGATTCGTGCTGGTTTTCGTGGTGGCGATTTTTGCCTGCAGCTTTGTGGCATGGCTCATGAAGAAGCTTATCGATGCCATGGGGCTCAGGCCTGCGGATCGTGCACTGGGCGGCATCTTCGGGTTGCTGCGCGGTGTGTTGGTGCTGCTGGTCGTGGCCGTGGTGGCCCAGCTCACGCCGATGCACGAGGCCGAGTGGTGGAAAATTTCGCATTCGGGCCCCATCTTGGAGCAGGCCCTTGCCGCCATAAAGCCCGTACTTCCTGCCGACATGGCGATGCGGCTTCCGGTCTGA
- a CDS encoding SPOR domain-containing protein yields the protein MAFIKFPWSGQKEKDTGNNKATRRSRVAAQAESVEVMRRRARHRLIGAAVLVVAGVAAFTLLFDTKPRPVAVNLPVDVPDRNTVAPLVVPGTPGSAATAARSGGSLPDTGLSDGEEVVTSPARKPASSVAAVVPPTPAASKPAVQPAFTERQASKPEVKPEVKPERKPEPKPEVRPERKPEVKPEPKPEPKPEAKPEPKREVKPEPKPEPKPEPKPEPKQRADDAARARALLEGKDSSSSSNFAAAAKAEGRFIVQVGAFADADKAQEVRGKLAGAGLKAFTQTVDTKDGKRTRVRVGPFTGRADADKAAGKVKGLGLPASVIPL from the coding sequence ATGGCATTCATCAAGTTTCCTTGGTCCGGTCAGAAAGAAAAAGACACTGGCAACAACAAAGCCACCCGCCGATCGCGCGTCGCCGCGCAGGCGGAAAGTGTCGAGGTCATGCGCCGCCGTGCGCGCCATCGCCTGATCGGCGCTGCGGTACTGGTGGTTGCCGGCGTGGCGGCGTTCACGCTGCTGTTCGATACCAAGCCGCGGCCCGTTGCTGTCAATTTGCCGGTTGATGTTCCGGATCGCAATACTGTGGCACCGCTGGTGGTGCCGGGTACGCCGGGCTCCGCTGCGACGGCTGCCCGCTCAGGTGGCTCCTTGCCTGATACGGGGCTTTCCGATGGCGAGGAAGTCGTCACGTCACCAGCACGCAAGCCCGCTTCCTCGGTGGCAGCGGTGGTGCCCCCGACGCCCGCCGCGTCCAAGCCTGCGGTGCAACCGGCGTTCACCGAGCGTCAGGCCTCCAAACCTGAAGTCAAGCCCGAAGTCAAACCCGAGCGCAAACCGGAGCCCAAACCCGAGGTCAGGCCTGAGCGCAAGCCGGAAGTCAAACCTGAGCCCAAACCAGAACCGAAACCTGAAGCCAAGCCAGAACCCAAGCGCGAGGTGAAGCCAGAGCCAAAGCCAGAGCCCAAACCGGAACCTAAGCCCGAACCCAAGCAGCGCGCAGATGACGCGGCACGTGCCCGCGCATTGCTGGAGGGCAAGGATTCGTCCTCGTCCAGCAACTTCGCCGCTGCGGCCAAGGCCGAGGGGCGCTTCATCGTGCAGGTGGGTGCGTTCGCCGATGCCGACAAGGCGCAGGAGGTGCGCGGCAAGCTCGCGGGCGCGGGCTTGAAGGCGTTCACTCAGACGGTGGACACCAAGGATGGCAAACGCACCCGGGTTCGTGTCGGTCCGTTCACTGGCCGCGCCGACGCCGACAAGGCGGCGGGCAAGGTCAAGGGGCTGGGTCTTCCGGCTTCCGTGATTCCGCTTTGA
- the folC gene encoding bifunctional tetrahydrofolate synthase/dihydrofolate synthase, translating to MHNLPDTLDGWLSYCESLHPRNIEMGLERVGEVAKRLNLHFNCPVITVAGTNGKGSTCAMLEAVALQSGYKPGVFTSPHLVHFEERCRVHGEIVTAAQLVEQFAAVETARVQGGDEISLTYFEFTTLAILRLLSISKLDVAILEVGMGGRLDATNIIDTDCAIITSIDLDHMEFLGTDRESIGREKAGIMRSGKPAVVSDPMAPQSVIDHAREIGADLWRFGIDFNFTGDQQQWAWAGRGRRYAGLSYPALRGANQLVNASGVLAAYEAIRDKLPVTAQAVRTGLAMVELPGRFQIIPGQPTMVLDVAHNPHSVAALTANLDAMGYFPVTHAVFGAMADKDLTPMLTKIGPLIDRWYFTDLPTPRADTAAHLQQKWNAVQMVTGAKREVKTSLHANPEAALQAAIAAADPADRIVVFGSFYTVGGVLQHGTPRLQAKHLGT from the coding sequence CTACCTGACACTCTGGATGGCTGGCTGAGCTATTGCGAAAGCCTGCATCCCCGCAACATTGAAATGGGCCTGGAGCGCGTGGGCGAGGTGGCCAAGCGGCTGAACCTGCATTTCAACTGCCCCGTGATCACTGTTGCCGGAACCAACGGCAAGGGCTCGACTTGCGCGATGCTCGAAGCCGTAGCCCTGCAGTCGGGCTACAAGCCGGGCGTGTTCACCTCGCCGCATCTGGTGCATTTCGAGGAACGTTGCCGCGTGCATGGCGAGATCGTCACTGCGGCCCAGCTCGTGGAGCAGTTCGCGGCCGTCGAAACGGCGCGGGTGCAAGGTGGCGACGAGATTTCGCTGACCTATTTCGAATTCACGACGCTGGCGATCCTGCGCCTTTTGAGCATCTCCAAGCTCGATGTGGCGATCCTTGAGGTCGGCATGGGTGGCCGTCTCGACGCGACCAACATCATCGATACCGACTGCGCGATCATCACCAGCATCGATCTCGATCACATGGAATTCCTCGGTACGGATCGCGAGAGCATTGGCCGCGAGAAGGCCGGCATCATGCGCAGCGGCAAGCCCGCTGTGGTCAGCGACCCGATGGCACCGCAGAGCGTGATCGATCACGCGCGCGAGATCGGCGCCGATCTGTGGCGCTTCGGCATTGACTTCAATTTCACGGGAGACCAGCAGCAATGGGCCTGGGCAGGGCGTGGCCGTCGCTACGCGGGTTTGTCGTATCCGGCGCTGCGCGGTGCCAATCAACTGGTGAACGCTTCTGGCGTGTTGGCTGCCTACGAGGCCATCCGCGACAAGTTGCCCGTGACCGCGCAGGCCGTGCGCACGGGTCTCGCGATGGTTGAGTTGCCGGGCCGTTTCCAGATCATCCCCGGCCAGCCGACCATGGTGCTGGATGTGGCGCACAACCCGCATTCCGTGGCGGCTTTGACGGCCAATCTGGATGCCATGGGCTATTTCCCCGTCACCCATGCCGTGTTTGGCGCTATGGCGGACAAAGACTTGACTCCGATGCTCACCAAGATTGGCCCTTTGATCGATCGCTGGTATTTCACTGATCTGCCCACGCCGCGCGCCGATACGGCCGCACATCTGCAGCAGAAATGGAATGCCGTGCAGATGGTGACGGGTGCCAAGCGCGAGGTGAAGACCTCGTTGCACGCCAACCCGGAAGCCGCGTTACAAGCCGCAATTGCTGCCGCCGACCCGGCTGATAGAATCGTGGTCTTTGGCTCGTTCTACACAGTGGGCGGTGTGCTGCAACATGGCACGCCTCGTCTGCAAGCCAAGCATCTGGGTACGTAA